In one Fusarium keratoplasticum isolate Fu6.1 chromosome 5, whole genome shotgun sequence genomic region, the following are encoded:
- a CDS encoding NACHT domain-containing protein, which yields MGAEARANIAVTIGDVNVAPGATAVIGMNRVGSDANTQKKTVREYKDDLFVSEPRSVRAELINTKGSLTEGTCQWIRHNEIYRSWLDAQESGLLWISGRPGRGKTMLSIFLTQEWESLPDCAVLYVFCGDKSTSDEIAIMRSLLYQVLDQVPSMVKHVEDCLGTGERTKRTLSSRGDLWAMFASILTDPKLGPVLGLIDGLDECHRDSTRWLLNNLRQVFDKESRSRSPPYNPFRLAIVSRDMVGLRSFPRLNLETKTDAIAKDVSRVISAKIKEHDLFSELGLDFIKEVKTTLWHRSDGTFLWVGFAIQELLSVETKTEMRIALDAIPQDLGALYSKILLRIKGPMRGKIAQLLRWVTLACHSLTVDQLAEALDVDAQTIVDLVAMSGSLLTLSRRMARDMPTSRNAKPTFSMQWRNKGAIVKLVHASVGEFLKGEANNDILRTPEFRIEVEEMELHITQRCLSALEAALSCASVRDDMPVNTLSSYATFSWPEHARRCGERLERLLDSDNAFVQNKFKPIHKAMELGAEVAELFLKKTLEGISPNPLARRPRSTALEHSLFRKAVALGDERLIHILFANGATLDSDVAQLALKDALEIRGGAAVIELLLQHGASPRGLDPAMVLRHGAGPVYDQVKALLDHGMDPNGSSEGRPLLHWAVAGFGPDLAELLVDYGADINVQDDHGRAALVVALAVNKIESAAMLLKRGADLTIKDNHGDNALHWAVKLRSRRGTELLLQHGLDVNIKNEDGRTALASVLENWDLSTAELLVEACIHVGGGRSNSPLEEYDIQIQPALFLEAVRDGSIQIVRFLLRHGADANARVGVFDPTTPLRAAISNRHVAMVKVLLEHGADPNRGLRWSGTPLYWNQEFDDEERDQITELLLRKGSRYGRGRVTRLRRL from the exons CATGCCAGTGGATTCGACATAATGAGATCTACCGGTCTTGGCTAGACGCCCAAGAGTCGGGCCTCCTTTGGATATCTGGCAGACCTGGGCGGGGAAAGACTATGCTCTCCATCTTCCTGACCCAGGAGTGGGAGTCTTTGCCCGACTGTGCTGTGCTCTATGTCTTTTGTGGAGACAAGTCAACCAGTGATGAAATCGCCATCATGAGATCTTTGCTCTACCAGGTCCTGGACCAGGTTCCTAGCATGGTCAAACATGTGGAGGATTGCTTGGGGACAGGAGAGAGAACCAAGCGCACCCTTTCATCTCGTGGAGATCTATGGGCCATGTTTGCGAGCATACTAACGGATCCAAAACTGGGACCCGTCCTTGGACTAATTGACGGTCTTGACGAATGCCACCGGGACTCGACCCGCTGGCTCTTGAACAACCTACGACAGGTGTTTGATAAGGAATCAAGATCGAGATCGCCACCTTACAACCCATTCAGGCTTGCCATAGTCAGCCGAGACATGGTTGGCTTGCGAAGTTTTCCTCGACTGAATCTCGAAACCAAGACGGATGCGATTGCAAAGGATGTCTCCCGAGTAATCAGCGCCAAGATCAAAGAGCATGATCTCTTCTCCGAGTTGGGCCTTGACTTCATAAAAGAGGTCAAGACAACCCTCTGGCACCGCTCAGATGGAACTTTCTTGTGGGTTGGCTTTGCCATTCAGGAGCTCCTATCCGTTGAGACGAAGACAGAGATGCGGATTGCCCTGGATGCGATTCCacaagaccttggcgccCTATACTCCAAGATTCTCCTTCGGATAAAAGGCCCCATGAGAGGGAAAATCGCTCAGCTCTTGCGCTGGGTGACTCTGGCGTGTCACTCTCTGACCGTGGATCAACTTGCCGAGGCTTTGGACGTGGACGCTCAAaccatcgtcgacctggTAGCTATGTCTGGGTCACTCTTGACTCTAAGTAGACGGATGGCCCGGGACATGCCCACCTCGAGAAATGCCAAACCTACCTTTTCTATGCAATGGCGGAATAAAGGTGCCATTGTCAAGCTCGTCCACGCTTCGGTGGGTGAATTCTTGAAGGGCGAAGCCAACAACGACATTCTACGAACTCCAGAATTCCGCATCgaagttgaagaaatggAACTTCATATTACCCAGAGGTGCCTGAGCGCACTTGAGGCTGCTCTCTCCTGCGCTTCGGTACGCGATGACATGCCAGTCAACACCTTGTCCTCGTATGCCACCTTTTCCTGGCCCGAGCACGCAAGACGCTGTGGCGAGCGTCTCGAAAGGCTGCTTGACTCGGATAACGCATTCGTTCAGA ACAAATTCAAGCCAATCCACAAGGCGATGGAACTTGGGGCAGAAGTTGCAGAgctcttcttgaagaagacaCTAGAAGGCATCAGCCCCAACCCTCTGGCACGGCGGCCACGCAGTACAGCTCTAGAGCACAGCCTATTTCGGAAAGCTGTCGCACTGGGAGACGAGCGGCTTATTCACATTCTGTTCGCTAACGGAGCCACTCTTGACAGTGACGTAGCACAATTGGCTTTGAAGGATGCACTGGAGATCCGCGGCGGTGCGGCGGTCATCGAGTTGCTGCTTCAACACGGCGCCAGCCCCCGCGGTCTGGATCCAGCAATGGTGTTAAGGCATGGCGCTGGGCCCGTCTACGATCAGGTCAAGGCACTTCTTGACCACGGTATGGACCCCAACGGTAGCAGCGAAGGGCGCCCTCTGTTGCACTGGGCAGTTGCTGGATTTGGGCCAGACCTTGCGGAACTGCTCGTCGACTACGGCGCCGATATAAACGTCCAAGACGACCATGGCAGGGCTGCTCTTGTAGTTGCCCTGGCCGTGAACAAGATCGAAAGCGCAGCCATGCTCTTGAAGCGTGGAGCTGACCTGACCATCAAGGATAACCATGGCGACAACGCCCTCCACTGGGCGGTTAAACTAAGAAGCCGCAGGGGCACCGAGCTGCTTCTCCAGCACGGCCTGGATGTGAATATAAAAAATGAAGATGGAAGAACAGCTCTGGCTTCTGTGCTTGAAAACTGGGATCTTTCAACGGCAGAGCTGCTCGTCGAAGCTTGCATCCATGTTGGAGGTGGACGAAGTAACTCTCCTCTTGAGGAGTATGACATACAAATACAGCCAGCTCTGTTCCTGGAAGCCGTCCGGGATGGAAGTATCCAGATTGTGCGGTTTCTTCTACGGCACGGCGCTGATGCTAATGCTCGAGTTGGTGTATTTGATCCAACAACTCCTCTCAGGGCGGCCATCTCGAATCGACATGTCGCCATGGTGAAAGTGCTTCTAGAACACGGCGCAGACCCCAACCGGGGACTTCGATGGTCAGGAACTCCGCTGTACTGGAACCAAGAGTTCGACGATGAAGAAAGGGACCAGATAACTGAGCTATTGCTTCGAAAGGGTTCCCGCTATGGCCGAGGCAGAGTGACGCGCCTGAGAAGGTTATGA
- a CDS encoding HET domain-containing protein, whose amino-acid sequence MATYQYQRLQPDEIRLLALSAGSYDAKLEGSLDIFRLPENEEPEEGHQVLVTRDTGSDVQNAPPYEALSYTWGSLPISPHTLSIVVGDGETATLDITPNLDLALRRLRQDIPANKSRLLWIDAVCINQSDLVEKSTQIPKMAMIYNRAEGVSVWLGGDDAGAVDFIDKLLNLDDFDPLTKDPGTPEEWAALLALMQRPWFNRRWIVQEISLARRATLLCGMRSVSWEDFSAAVALFTSRYQDLRALFQRSEKFQNHPNYLGEVDALGAKCLVDLTSNLFRKSEDGAVLERLLSLEGLISTMAAFEAASPHDTIYAVLWLAHDAQPDAQHGGAMSDDHLLQTPQHSPTLAGISSDEDVSDYDLGAHMPQPSNQIKFRTPFPRRATGTSSTDGPEKLSRRSTSLKPPVAAWQSSFSCRSVSDRNLRNAEKHFEGYPTSIIVDYNRSVYEVCKEFLEFAIGRSRTLDIICCPWAPEPPPDEPKLPSWITQLDSTPFDKQPGHNVYRRVLADPLVGCPGHGPRIYNASGKTKIYPSKGFIQDRVLVAAGFVLDAVGTTRSPAYEGIIPSTWLDLVDWPGPPNPVPDRLWRTLVADRGQDGKSYPPAYFPLACKWMFEQRSRRGGINTTELLTSGRCPSIASEFLRRVQGVIWGRQMMLTEGRRGSSKFLGLVPAEAREGDLICILYGCSVPLVLRRLRSPSKQGSMSSSFDQKPEIIETQPDGTESVRLSTVSQSTSSLPSPNETPTQRAASTTSTLEPEMNNTSPTDKGLAVPTQSPSVKFASVGVRKALRKDTAESKPPDLATSLESQYQCELIGECYIHGMMDGEAFKHQREYGNKLRLFHLL is encoded by the coding sequence ATGGCAACGTATCAGTACCAGCGCTTACAGCCCGATGAGATCCGGTTACTAGCCCTCAGCGCTGGCAGTTATGACGCCAAACTTGAGGGCAGCCTGGATATCTTTCGACTACCCGAGAATgaggagccagaggaggGACATCAGGTCTTGGTCACCCGCGACACAGGCTCCGACGTGCAAAATGCGCCTCCGTATGAAGCGCTCTCATATACATGGGGCTCACTCCCAATCTCTCCGCATACATTgagcatcgtcgtcggcgacgGGGAGACTGCGACTCTCGACATTACACCAAACCTCGATCTCGCTCTACGCCGTCTAAGACAGGACATCCCCGCGAATAAATCCCGTCTCCTCTGGATCGATGCAGTCTGCATAAACCAATCCGACCTCGTAGAGAAAAGCACACAAATCCCCAAAATGGCCATGATTTACAACAGAGCAGAGGGCGTCTCCGTCTGGCTGGGGGGCGACGACGCCGGCGCAGTCGACTTTATCGACAAGCTGCTCAACCTTGACGATTTTGACCCCCTTACAAAAGACCCCGGTACGCCGGAGGAGTGGGCGGCGTTATTGGCCTTGATGCAGAGGCCTTGGTTCAACAGACGGTGGATCGTGCAGGAGATTTCgctggcgaggagggcgacgcTTCTTTGCGGGATGAGGAGCGTTTCGTGGGAGGACTTTTCTGCCGCTGTTGCGCTGTTCACTTCGAGGTATCAGGATCTACGGGCGCTATTTCAGAGATCTGAAAAGTTTCAGAATCACCCAAATTATCTGGGAGAGGTTGACGCCCTCGGAGCCAAGTGTTTGGTGGACCTCACGAGCAATCTGTTCAGAAAGTCAGAAGACGGCGCCGTGCTTGAGCGTCTCCTATCACTCGAAGGCTTAATCTCAACCATGGCTGCATTTGAAGCTGCGTCTCCCCACGATACCATTTACGCTGTCCTCTGGCTCGCTCACGATGCCCAGCCGGATGCGCAACACGGCGGCGCCATGTCGGATGATCACCTCTTGCAAACGCCTCAGCACTCGCCCACATTGGCCGGTATCTCGTCCGATGAAGACGTGTCGGACTATGATCTAGGGGCACACATGCCACAGCCATCGAACCAGATCAAGTTCCGAACACCATTCCCAAGGCGAGCGACGGGAACATCCTCAACCGACGGCCCTGAGAAGCTGTCCAGGAGATCAACATCATTAAAGCCCCCAGTCGCAGCCTGGCAGTCATCCTTCAGTTGTCGCTCAGTCTCCGACCGCAACCTAAGAAACGCAGAGAAGCACTTTGAGGGATATCCCACGTCCATAATTGTCGACTACAACAGGAGCGTCTATGAGGTCTGCAAAGAGTTCCTCGAGTTCGCCATCGGCCGATCCAGGACCCTCGACATTATATGCTGTCCCTGGGCTCCAGAGCCGCCTCCCGACGAGCCAAAACTGCCGTCGTGGATCACCCAGTTGGACAGCACGCCTTTTGACAAGCAGCCTGGTCATAATGTGTATAGAAGAGTTCTCGCCGATCCTCTGGTGGGATGCCCTGGTCATGGACCGAGGATCTACAACGCCAGCGGCAAGACAAAGATATACCCAAGCAAAGGCTTCATACAGGACAGAGTCTTGGTGGCCGCTGGATTTGTACTCGATGCGGTCGGAACCACGAGGAGTCCAGCATATGAAGGCATCATCCCTTCCACATGGCTCGACCTCGTCGACTGGCCGGGCCCTCCGAATCCTGTCCCCGATCGTCTCTGGCGAACCCTCGTAGCTgaccgaggccaagatggcaaaAGCTACCCCCCAGCATACTTCCCCCTAGCCTGCAAATGGATGTTTGAGCAGCGCAGCCGGAGAGGCGGGATAAACACAACAGAGCTTCTAACATCTGGGCGATGTCCATCGATAGCATCAGAGTTCCTCAGACGGGTGCAAGGCGTGATATGGGGTCGGCAGATGATGCTGACAGAAGGAAGACGGGGCTCAAGCAAGTTCCTGGGCCTGGTCCCTGCTGAAGCTCGGGAGGGTGATCTGATCTGCATCTTGTACGGCTGCAGTGTCCCTCTTGTGCTCCGGAGGCTTCGCTCGCCGTCGAAGCAGGGAAGTATGAGCTCTTCATTTGACCAGAAGCCAGAAATCATCGAGACGCAGCCAGATGGCACCGAGTCAGTTCGGCTCTCGACAGTCTCGCAGTCAACTTCATCCCTCCCCTCGCCGAACGAAACACCGACTCAGAGAGCTGCAAGCacaacctcaaccttggAGCCTGAAATGAACAATACGTCACCGACAGATAAAGGTCTCGCTGTCCCTACGCAGTCACCGAGTGTCAAATTCGCCTCAGTTGGCGTGCGGAAAGCGCTCAGGAAGGACACGGCTGAGAGCAAACCGCCGGACCTAGCTACCTCTCTCGAGAGTCAGTACCAGTGCGAGCTCATCGGGGAATGCTACATCCAcggcatgatggatggggagGCTTTCAAGCATCAAAGGGAATACGGGAACAAGCTGCGGCTGTTCCACCTGCTCTAG